A genomic region of Venturia canescens isolate UGA chromosome 7, ASM1945775v1, whole genome shotgun sequence contains the following coding sequences:
- the PMCA gene encoding plasma membrane calcium-transporting ATPase 2 isoform X5 produces the protein MATIDGRPAQYGITLKQLRELMEHRGREGVNKINGYGGVQEICKKLYTSPSEGLSGSTADIQHRRDTFGSNMIPPKPPKTFLQLVWEALQDVTLIILEIAALVSLGLSFYQPKDDDDDEIVVGHLDEDEGKYGWIEGLAILISVIVVVIVTAFNDYSKERQFRGLQNRIEGEHKFSVIRQGEVKQISVSDIVVGDICQIKYGDLLPADGILIQSNDLKVDESSLTGESDHVKKGEAFDPMVLSGTHVMEGSGKMLVAAVGVNSQAGIIFTLLGAAVDQQEQEIKKMKKEAKKQRKKKSLSGDEVGEITGNSHTSGGAKHEGGENHHAPAASSGGGGHESKKEKSVLQAKLTKLAIQIGYAGSTIAVLTVVILVIQFCITNFVIHQRAWKSKYAGNLVRHLIIGVTVLVVAVPEGLPLAVTLSLAYSVKKMMKDNNLVRHLDACETMGNATAICSDKTGTLTTNRMTVVQSYLCEKLSKTIPSFAEIPNHVGNLLIQSISINSAYTSRIMPGQDPTDLPMQVGNKTECALLGFVIALGKNYQTLRDDQPEETFTRVYTFNSVRKSMSTVIPRQGGGYRLFTKGASEIIMKKCAFIYGRDGNLEKFTRDMQDRLVKNVIEPMACNGLRTISIAYRDFVPGKAEINQVHSENEPNWEDEDNIVCNLTCLGIVGIEDPVRPEVPDAIRKCQKAGITVRMVTGDNVNTARSIAQKCGIFKPNEDWLILEGKEFNRRIRDSNGEVQQHLLDKVWPKLRVLARSSPTDKYTLVKGMIDSKVSASREVVAVTGDGTNDGPALKKADVGFAMGIAGTDVAKEASDIILTDDNFSSIVKAVMWGRNVYDSIAKFLQFQLTVNVVAVIVAFIGACAVQDSPLKAVQMLWVNLIMDTLASLALATELPTPDLLLRKPYGRTKPLISRTMMKNILGQAVYQLVVIFTLLFKGHDMLNIDTGLGVAEQGGGATQHFTIIFNTFVMMTVFNEFNARKIHGQRNVFQGIFTNPIFYSIWIGTCLSQVFIIQYGKMAFSTKALDLDQWMWCLFFGIGTLLWGQVVTCIPTRKIPKILSWGRGQPDDIGAINLGDENYDPDSDKKPRAGQILWIRGLTRLQTQIRVVNAFRQGLDSRYGEHSTVTLAEVLRKQSTLNKRISQTSSIDYADNIPDELTIPEIDVERLSSHSHTETAV, from the exons ATGGCGACGATAGATGGGCGGCCCGCCCAATATGGCATCACTCTCAAACAGCTTAGGGAGCTCATGGAACATCGAGGGCGCGAAGGTGTCAATAAAATTAATGGCTACGGGGGAGTTCaggaaatttgtaaaaaattgtatacctCGCCCAGCGAAG GCCTCAGCGGATCGACGGCGGATATACAACACAGGCGAGACACATTCGGTTCAAACATGATACCTCCGAAACCaccaaaaacatttttacaatTAGTGTGGGAAGCGTTGCAAGATGTTACTTTAATCATTCTCGAAATAGCCGCATTGGTTTCGTTAGGTCTTAGCTTCTATCAACCAAaggatgacgatgacgacgaaa TTGTCGTCGGTCATCTGGACGAGGACGAGGGTAAATACGGTTGGATCGAGGGCCTCGCGATCCTTATATCTGTAATAGTAGTGGTCATAGTTACGGCATTCAACGACTACTCCAAAGAACGACAATTTCGAGGTCTTCAAAATCGAATAGAAGGAGAACACAAGTTTTCCGTAATTCGGCAAGGAGAAGTTAAACAAATCTCTGTGTCGGACATCGTCGTGGGCGATATATGTCAG ATAAAATACGGTGATTTGTTACCCGCCGATGGTATTCTTATACAGAGCAACGACCTCAAAGTGGATGAATCCAGTTTGACGGGAGAATCGGACCACGTTAAGAAGGGTGAAGCGTTTGATCCTATGGTGCTATCGG GTACACACGTGATGGAAGGCTCGGGTAAGATGTTGGTCGCTGCGGTTGGCGTCAACTCGCAGGCCGGCATCATCTTTACTCTCTTGGGTGCAGCGGTCGACCAGCAAGAGCaagaaatcaagaaaatgaagaagg AGGCTAAAAAGCAGCGGAAGAAGAAGTCTCTATCAG GCGACGAGGTTGGAGAAATAACTGGCAACAGTCACACGAGTGGAGGAGCTAAACACGAAGGTGGAGAAAATCATCACGCCCCAGCAGCATCCAGTGGCGGTGGAGGCCACgaatcgaaaaaagaaaagagcgtGTTGCAGGCCAAGTTGACGAAACTCGCGATACAAATTGGCTACGCTGGCTCGACGATCGCCGTTCTTACAGTCGTTATACTAGTCATACAATTCTGCATAACGAATTTCGTTATACACCAAAGAGCATGGAAAAGCAAGTATGCCGGAAATCTCGTACGCCATCTGATTATCGGTGTGACCGTACTCGTCGTTGCCGTACCGGAAGGTCTTCCTCTAGCTGTCACACTCTCCCTCGCCTATTCCGTCAAG AAAATGATGAAGGACAACAATTTGGTGCGTCATTTGGACGCTTGCGAGACGATGGGTAACGCAACGGCCATATGCTCGGACAAAACCGGCACCCTGACGACCAATCGGATGACAGTCGTACAATCGTATCTGTGCGAAAAATTGAGTAAAACGATACCGTCGTTCGCGGAAATACCTAATCACGTTGGTAACCTGTTGATTCAATCGATATCGATTAACTCGGCGTACACGTCCAGAATAATGCCCGGGCAAGATCCTACCGATTTGCCGATGCAAGTCGGTAACAAAACCGAATGTGCCTTACTTGGATTCGTAATTGCCCTGGgcaaaaattatcaaacatTGAGGGATGACCAACCGGAGGAAACATTTACGCGGGTATACACGTTCAACAGCGTTAGAAAGAGTATGTCGACGGTGATACCGCGACAGGGAGGTGGTTACAGACTCTTCACCAAGGGCGCTTCCGagatcatcatgaagaa ATGTGCCTTTATTTATGGTCGCgacggaaatttggaaaaattcacgCGAGACATGCAAGATCGTCTCGTTAAGAACGTGATCGAGCCGATGGCGTGTAACGGATTACGTACAATATCAATCGCGTATCGTGACTTTGTACCTGGTAAAGCGGAGATAAATCAGGTTCACAGCGAGAACGAGCCAAACTGGGAGGACGAGGATAATATCGTTTGTAATTTGACTTGTTTGGGAATAGTGGGTATCGAGGATCCGGTCAGACCCGAGGTACCGGATGCCATAAGGAAATGTCAAAAAGCCGGCATTACCGTCCGAATGGTTACGGGAGATAACGTCAATACGGCGCGTTCGATTGCCCAAAAATGTGGTATATTCAAGCCGAACGAAGACTGGCTCATACTGGAGGGTAAAGAATTTAACAGGAGAATAAGGGATAGCAATGGCGAGGTGCAGCAACATTTGCTCGACAAAGTATGGCCAAAATTGAGGGTACTCGCGAGATCATCGCCAACTGACAAATACACTCTGGTTAAGGGAATGATCGACAGTAAAGTATCGGCATCCAGGGAAGTCGTCGCCGTAACCGGTGACGGTACAAACGACGGTCCGGCGTTGAAGAAAGCCGACGTTGGTTTTGCCATGGGTATCGCCGGTACGGACGTTGCCAAGGAAGCATCCGACATTATACTCACCGATGACAATTTTTCCTCGATAGTCAAAGCCGTTATGTGGGGTCGTAACGTTTACGATAGCATAGCCAAATTCTTGCAATTTCAACTTACCGTCAACGTTGTTGCCGTCATCGTTGCGTTCATCGGCGCTTGCGCCGTACAAGATTCACCACTCAAAGCCGTACAAATGTTGTGGGTTAATTTAATTATGGACACTCTAGCCTCACTCGCACTCGCCACCGAATTACCGACCCCCGATCTTCTACTTCGCAAACCTTATGGACGCACGAAACCGCTTATATCACGAACCATGATGAAGAACATACTTGGTCAGGCCGTTTATCAGTTGGTCGTTATTTTTACGCTTCTATTCAAAG GCCACGATATGCTCAACATCGATACGGGACTCGGAGTTGCGGAGCAGGGTGGCGGCGCGACCCAGCACTTTACAATCATATTCAACACATTCGTCATGATGACCGTGTTCAACGAATTTAATGCAAGAAAAATTCATGGTCAGCGCAATGTCTTCCAGGGAATCTTCACGAATCCcatattttattcgatttgGATCGGAACCTGCTTGTCTCAA GTATTCATCATTCAGTACGGTAAAATGGCGTTCAGCACAAAAGCTCTGGATCTTGATCAGTGGATGTGGTGTCTCTTCTTCGGGATTGGTACGCTACTGTGGGGCCAAGTAGTCACGTGTATTCCGACCCGCAAGATACCCAAGATCCTTTC ATGGGGCCGCGGCCAGCCGGATGATATCGGTGCTATCAATCTAGGAGACGAGAATTACGATCCAGACTCGGATAAAAAGCCGCGGGCAGGACAAATTCTGTGGATTCGTGGTCTTACGCGGCTACAGACTCAG
- the PMCA gene encoding plasma membrane calcium-transporting ATPase 3 isoform X7, whose protein sequence is MATIDGRPAQYGITLKQLRELMEHRGREGVNKINGYGGVQEICKKLYTSPSEGLSGSTADIQHRRDTFGSNMIPPKPPKTFLQLVWEALQDVTLIILEIAALVSLGLSFYQPKDDDDDEIVVGHLDEDEGKYGWIEGLAILISVIVVVIVTAFNDYSKERQFRGLQNRIEGEHKFSVIRQGEVKQISVSDIVVGDICQIKYGDLLPADGILIQSNDLKVDESSLTGESDHVKKGEAFDPMVLSGTHVMEGSGKMLVAAVGVNSQAGIIFTLLGAAVDQQEQEIKKMKKEAKKQRKKKSLSGDEVGEITGNSHTSGGAKHEGGENHHAPAASSGGGGHESKKEKSVLQAKLTKLAIQIGYAGSTIAVLTVVILVIQFCITNFVIHQRAWKSKYAGNLVRHLIIGVTVLVVAVPEGLPLAVTLSLAYSVKKMMKDNNLVRHLDACETMGNATAICSDKTGTLTTNRMTVVQSYLCEKLSKTIPSFAEIPNHVGNLLIQSISINSAYTSRIMPGQDPTDLPMQVGNKTECALLGFVIALGKNYQTLRDDQPEETFTRVYTFNSVRKSMSTVIPRQGGGYRLFTKGASEIIMKKCAFIYGRDGNLEKFTRDMQDRLVKNVIEPMACNGLRTISIAYRDFVPGKAEINQVHSENEPNWEDEDNIVCNLTCLGIVGIEDPVRPEVPDAIRKCQKAGITVRMVTGDNVNTARSIAQKCGIFKPNEDWLILEGKEFNRRIRDSNGEVQQHLLDKVWPKLRVLARSSPTDKYTLVKGMIDSKVSASREVVAVTGDGTNDGPALKKADVGFAMGIAGTDVAKEASDIILTDDNFSSIVKAVMWGRNVYDSIAKFLQFQLTVNVVAVIVAFIGACAVQDSPLKAVQMLWVNLIMDTLASLALATELPTPDLLLRKPYGRTKPLISRTMMKNILGQAVYQLVVIFTLLFKGHDMLNIDTGLGVAEQGGGATQHFTIIFNTFVMMTVFNEFNARKIHGQRNVFQGIFTNPIFYSIWIGTCLSQVFIIQYGKMAFSTKALDLDQWMWCLFFGIGTLLWGQVVTCIPTRKIPKILSSA, encoded by the exons ATGGCGACGATAGATGGGCGGCCCGCCCAATATGGCATCACTCTCAAACAGCTTAGGGAGCTCATGGAACATCGAGGGCGCGAAGGTGTCAATAAAATTAATGGCTACGGGGGAGTTCaggaaatttgtaaaaaattgtatacctCGCCCAGCGAAG GCCTCAGCGGATCGACGGCGGATATACAACACAGGCGAGACACATTCGGTTCAAACATGATACCTCCGAAACCaccaaaaacatttttacaatTAGTGTGGGAAGCGTTGCAAGATGTTACTTTAATCATTCTCGAAATAGCCGCATTGGTTTCGTTAGGTCTTAGCTTCTATCAACCAAaggatgacgatgacgacgaaa TTGTCGTCGGTCATCTGGACGAGGACGAGGGTAAATACGGTTGGATCGAGGGCCTCGCGATCCTTATATCTGTAATAGTAGTGGTCATAGTTACGGCATTCAACGACTACTCCAAAGAACGACAATTTCGAGGTCTTCAAAATCGAATAGAAGGAGAACACAAGTTTTCCGTAATTCGGCAAGGAGAAGTTAAACAAATCTCTGTGTCGGACATCGTCGTGGGCGATATATGTCAG ATAAAATACGGTGATTTGTTACCCGCCGATGGTATTCTTATACAGAGCAACGACCTCAAAGTGGATGAATCCAGTTTGACGGGAGAATCGGACCACGTTAAGAAGGGTGAAGCGTTTGATCCTATGGTGCTATCGG GTACACACGTGATGGAAGGCTCGGGTAAGATGTTGGTCGCTGCGGTTGGCGTCAACTCGCAGGCCGGCATCATCTTTACTCTCTTGGGTGCAGCGGTCGACCAGCAAGAGCaagaaatcaagaaaatgaagaagg AGGCTAAAAAGCAGCGGAAGAAGAAGTCTCTATCAG GCGACGAGGTTGGAGAAATAACTGGCAACAGTCACACGAGTGGAGGAGCTAAACACGAAGGTGGAGAAAATCATCACGCCCCAGCAGCATCCAGTGGCGGTGGAGGCCACgaatcgaaaaaagaaaagagcgtGTTGCAGGCCAAGTTGACGAAACTCGCGATACAAATTGGCTACGCTGGCTCGACGATCGCCGTTCTTACAGTCGTTATACTAGTCATACAATTCTGCATAACGAATTTCGTTATACACCAAAGAGCATGGAAAAGCAAGTATGCCGGAAATCTCGTACGCCATCTGATTATCGGTGTGACCGTACTCGTCGTTGCCGTACCGGAAGGTCTTCCTCTAGCTGTCACACTCTCCCTCGCCTATTCCGTCAAG AAAATGATGAAGGACAACAATTTGGTGCGTCATTTGGACGCTTGCGAGACGATGGGTAACGCAACGGCCATATGCTCGGACAAAACCGGCACCCTGACGACCAATCGGATGACAGTCGTACAATCGTATCTGTGCGAAAAATTGAGTAAAACGATACCGTCGTTCGCGGAAATACCTAATCACGTTGGTAACCTGTTGATTCAATCGATATCGATTAACTCGGCGTACACGTCCAGAATAATGCCCGGGCAAGATCCTACCGATTTGCCGATGCAAGTCGGTAACAAAACCGAATGTGCCTTACTTGGATTCGTAATTGCCCTGGgcaaaaattatcaaacatTGAGGGATGACCAACCGGAGGAAACATTTACGCGGGTATACACGTTCAACAGCGTTAGAAAGAGTATGTCGACGGTGATACCGCGACAGGGAGGTGGTTACAGACTCTTCACCAAGGGCGCTTCCGagatcatcatgaagaa ATGTGCCTTTATTTATGGTCGCgacggaaatttggaaaaattcacgCGAGACATGCAAGATCGTCTCGTTAAGAACGTGATCGAGCCGATGGCGTGTAACGGATTACGTACAATATCAATCGCGTATCGTGACTTTGTACCTGGTAAAGCGGAGATAAATCAGGTTCACAGCGAGAACGAGCCAAACTGGGAGGACGAGGATAATATCGTTTGTAATTTGACTTGTTTGGGAATAGTGGGTATCGAGGATCCGGTCAGACCCGAGGTACCGGATGCCATAAGGAAATGTCAAAAAGCCGGCATTACCGTCCGAATGGTTACGGGAGATAACGTCAATACGGCGCGTTCGATTGCCCAAAAATGTGGTATATTCAAGCCGAACGAAGACTGGCTCATACTGGAGGGTAAAGAATTTAACAGGAGAATAAGGGATAGCAATGGCGAGGTGCAGCAACATTTGCTCGACAAAGTATGGCCAAAATTGAGGGTACTCGCGAGATCATCGCCAACTGACAAATACACTCTGGTTAAGGGAATGATCGACAGTAAAGTATCGGCATCCAGGGAAGTCGTCGCCGTAACCGGTGACGGTACAAACGACGGTCCGGCGTTGAAGAAAGCCGACGTTGGTTTTGCCATGGGTATCGCCGGTACGGACGTTGCCAAGGAAGCATCCGACATTATACTCACCGATGACAATTTTTCCTCGATAGTCAAAGCCGTTATGTGGGGTCGTAACGTTTACGATAGCATAGCCAAATTCTTGCAATTTCAACTTACCGTCAACGTTGTTGCCGTCATCGTTGCGTTCATCGGCGCTTGCGCCGTACAAGATTCACCACTCAAAGCCGTACAAATGTTGTGGGTTAATTTAATTATGGACACTCTAGCCTCACTCGCACTCGCCACCGAATTACCGACCCCCGATCTTCTACTTCGCAAACCTTATGGACGCACGAAACCGCTTATATCACGAACCATGATGAAGAACATACTTGGTCAGGCCGTTTATCAGTTGGTCGTTATTTTTACGCTTCTATTCAAAG GCCACGATATGCTCAACATCGATACGGGACTCGGAGTTGCGGAGCAGGGTGGCGGCGCGACCCAGCACTTTACAATCATATTCAACACATTCGTCATGATGACCGTGTTCAACGAATTTAATGCAAGAAAAATTCATGGTCAGCGCAATGTCTTCCAGGGAATCTTCACGAATCCcatattttattcgatttgGATCGGAACCTGCTTGTCTCAA GTATTCATCATTCAGTACGGTAAAATGGCGTTCAGCACAAAAGCTCTGGATCTTGATCAGTGGATGTGGTGTCTCTTCTTCGGGATTGGTACGCTACTGTGGGGCCAAGTAGTCACGTGTATTCCGACCCGCAAGATACCCAAGATCCTTTC